The Nicotiana sylvestris chromosome 6, ASM39365v2, whole genome shotgun sequence genomic sequence tcggactctattttcatttctttccaaaccgcatgatacccttcatgggggaaaccttcaaaaatacccaatcatcttccttgaactctaaatctctgggacgaatgtccgaataagacttttggagactctaagcagttttcaacctttccttaataattttgactttctccatggcctgatacaCAAGGTTCGGCCCTAGCAAttcagcttctccaacctcgaaccacccaatgagAGACCTATATCTTCTACCATACAACacctcaaatggtgccatctggatactagcatggaagctattattataagcaaattctatgagtggcaaatgatcatcccagctacctttgaaatcaagagcccaagcacgcaacatgtcctcaagcgtctgaatagtacgctctaCTTGCCCGTcagtttgagggtgaaaagccgtgctaagatttacctgcgtacccaagccttgctgaaatttcttccaaaagttggctgtGAACTGGGCCCCTTGATCCGAAATTATTGAGActagagtgccatgcaacctgattatttctttgatatacaattgagcatactgttccgctgtgtcagtagatttaactggcaagaagtgtgctgatttcatgagtcgatccacgattaaccaaattgagtcgaacttgcgcaGAGTGCgcggtaaccctaccacaaatTCCATGTTGATCATTTCCcgtttccacattggaatttctatgctttgagccaatccaccgggcctttggtgttcggccttcacttgctaaCAGTTTGGACATTTTTCCACAAAGTCCAccacatcccttttcatgttgctccaccaataaacttccttaAGATCATGATATATTTTCGTAGAACCTTGGTGTATGGAATatctggaagtgtgagcttcagCCATGATCCTCTCCTGAAGGCCGTCAATATCTGGAACACATAGATGGCCTTGGTAtggtagggtaccatcatccataccaaaggaaaaagttgtgGTCTTGTGTTTGTAAATCCCCTCCTTCAGCTAAACTAACAATGGATCATTGAATTGCTTCTCCTTCACCTCcgccacaagcgatgattcagccctattctgcacaatcacttctccttcattagagtctacaaggcgaactcccaaactagccaattGGTGAACCTCCCGGGCCAACGACCTTTGgtatgcctccaaatgagccaaactttcCATAGATTTCCGGCTAAGAGAATCCGCCACAACATTTGCCTTTCcggggtgatagagaatatcgatatcataatccttgagtaactctagccatcttctctatctcagattcaactccttttgcttgaaaatatattgaaggcttttgtggtccgtaaatacatccacatgaaCCCTATACAAATATTTAGTGCAAACACCACTGCcacaagctctaagtcatgggttgtatagttcttttcatgattcttgagttgcctagaagcgtaggctataaccttgtcgtgctgcatcagcacacaccCAAGCCATCCCTGAAGCATCGCAAAACACTACAAATCCCTCTGTACCCTCTGGCAGGGTTAATACTGGTGCTgaagtcaatcttgatttcaattcttggaagttcctttcacaagcatcggaccacTGGAACTTAACTACTTTCTGTGTCAATTTaatcaatggagaggcaagagtagaaaatccctccacaaatcttctgtagtacccagccaaacctaagaaactgcgaatctctgttggagtggtaggtctaggccaattctttactgctgcaatcttttgaggatcaaccataattcctttcctggagacgacatgacccaagaatgtgacaaattcaagccaaaattcacatttcaaaaattttgcatacaattggTGCCGTTGAAgagtctgcagaactgccctgaggTGGTCAGCATGGTCCTCTtgacttcgggaatacacaagaatgtcgtcaatgaacactatcacaaaggagtctagaaaaggcttgaaTACTCGATTCAtcagatccatgaaagctgccggggcatttgttagcccgaaagacattaccagaaattcaaagtgcccataccgagtcttgaaagctgtttttggaatatcctgctcccttatcttcaattgatgatacccgaACCGCAAGTCAATGTTTGAGAAACacgtagcaccttgcaattgaccaaacaagtcatctatctttggtagagggtatttatttttgattgtgactttgttgagttgccggtagtcaatacacatccgtagcgacccatctttcttccttacaaacaagatCGGTGCAACCCACAGTGACACACTTGGCCGGATGAAACCCttttctagcaaatccttcagttgttcctttaGTTCTTTCAATTCTGCCGatgccattctgtaaggtggaattgatataagCTGTGTGCATGGCATCACatcatcccaaaatcaatctccctgtctAGTGGGATCCTAGGGAGATCATCTGGAAAGACATccggaaattcattcacaactggtaTGGACTCGAGGCTAGGTGCCTTGGCATCGGTGTCCGTAATACGGgctaaatgatagatacacctCTTCTTGATCATTTTCGTGGCCTTAGGGTAAGAAATAAACCGACCTTttggcactacattatctcccttccattcaacaatgGGCTCATTAGGAAACTCAAGCCTCATAgttctagtccgacaatcaagtttggcaaaacatgaataaagccaatccattcccattattacatcaaaatcgaccatcccCAATTCAATAAGATCGGCCATGTTATCCCTGCCACGCACCGTAATGACACAACCTCTATAAACTCGAGTAGCTATAATAGACTCACCAACTAGAGTAGATACCAAAAATGGCTCATGAAGCTGGTCCagttctatcccaaattccatggcaacaaaaggggtaacataggacaaggtggaactggggtcaataagtgcatacacatcatgagattggacagttagaatacctgtaacaacatatGGAGAAGCCTCTGCAGTTGGGagaccactcatagcatagaaccgaCTGGGTCCTCCCGAACTCTgcgcaccacccctagctgcaccacgCCCCGCGGGTGCTAGAGTAACTCGAGCTGGAGAGGGTGCTGAAGATGTAGCAGTTACTGGACTGGATGAATGCACTGTGCCCCTACCCGTACCCTGGCGGGATGCATGACAATGCCTCTGAATGTGGcccctcatcccacatccatagcataTGGGTAACTCCATGTAGCAAATTCCTGAGTGCATCTTCCCGCACCTAGGGCACGAGGACCTCTACTACTACTGGGATCTCTATCCTGACCGACCTCGCTTGTGGGATCCCTTGTTTCCCCGACTGGGCCTAAAATGACTCCTTTGCTGCTGCTGGCTGGGCCATGATGGCGGCGCACTGGCTGAAAACTGCATAATAGACTGGGACggccctgatgatcctccccGGAAAGCTGATCTTCCCTCACCTACTGACTCACCCATGTTGCTCGTCGACCGAGCCTTTCtattaccctctctctccatccTGTTCTTCAGTTTATGGTTCTCTATGGCCTGAGCAAATGCCACCATCTTCTAATAATTCATGTCAGAATTCAAGGCAGCtatagaagcctcattaatagtcaaaggattaaggccctgaacaaaccggcgcacCCTGGCCTCCATTGTGGCAACATGTGAATAACATACTTGGACAGGTgggcaaactccatgtggtactcccataCACTTCTGCTACCTTGCTTCAGATTCTCAAACTCTGCTTCACGGGCTGCCTTTGTCTTAGCAGGCAGGAAATGATCTACAAAGGCATCGACAAACTCACTCTATCTCGCCGGAGGGCTCCCCTCATCACGAGAatcttcccacaactcaaaccacgAATAAGCCACCCCTTTCAGACGGTAGGCAACCAACTATACTCCCTCTATCTCAGTTACACGTATAACCCTGAGGGTTTtatgcatctcatcaataaaatcctgggGGTCCTCTTCTGGATTTGCACCcataaacactggagggtctaactgaagaaatTTGTTCACCCTGGaactggtggaatccccttgctgGCTAGATGAACTGGGTGCGGCATTTGACCTCTGGGCTTAAGAGGCCACTAGCTGAATCAACATCTGGATAGCTCCCATAAGATCCCCATAAAAAATATCGGAACCGGAAGCTGGGGCTGGAGGCGGGACAGGAATACTGGCGGGAGGGATGGTGGTACCCTCCGTAGATATAGGAACTGAGGTAATCTGCTCTAGAGTAGAAGAATCAGGCAGTGTGATAGCAAGGCGATTATCCTCACCCGCGGTATCAAGTAGTGAATTGTCGGCCACTCCTGAGGTAGCATTGACTTCTTGGACATttctcgctttcttcttaggtgccatgtACTAAAAATTGAAGGAATGCACTAGTTAGAGGAGGAATAGTTTCACAATTGCCgcacgatccagaatatcaaagaagggtgttattcctaaatacctaagtagcctccaacttatagatgtggtcgactacacaccgataagaaggactctactagacacgactctaagaaatcctaggacactttaaaaccttaggtctaataccaagtttgtcacgcctcAACCTCAGGAGGCCGCGactggcgctcaatcgagtgaacccaactgagcaagccctTTGACACCTTCTACCCAAATCAGTATGATCAAGAAATCATGCTTTCATTTTAATTAGATAGTAGGGAGAGATTGAACATGAAACATTGCTAGTTTATTTTATATTACAATCCTTAAACCATAGTTATATTCCCAAAACATTATGCAGTTACAATTTAGAGGAAACAAGAGTTAAGAGTTACAACATAGTCTAGTGACCCATCCaatacccgtacataacccatacaaacgtctacggagcctctaaggatacaaaagacagttatgataacaccggcaacaaggccccggctatacctcaaaagtggaaattttataacaaaaagtgtacaacataacccctgaAGGAAAGAGGCTCACCAAGACTTCTGAGAGGAGGATACTCCGCTACCTACGATCAGCACAGTCCGCTATAAAACCACCTACATTCAttaaaaaatgtagcgcccccggcaaaagggacgttagtactatggaatagtactagtatgtataactaaacaccatcttgttagaaagaacaaccatacaagagtaaagaaatcataaggactaACAAAGCTTCAAACAATTACCATGTTATCAAATAAAAGGtccacatagctttcacataatttccataactTTAGGTTGAGGCATTCCATATTGTTGCATCATCATTCACAGTACCACCGCTTTCTTTTGCGGAGTCCGATCATGGCCAGATCGGCTAagctgcctcatttgagacatatacctcatTCACTATTTCATTCTCACCTTCCGATttcaatatcaacacaatacCACCGTGTGTGTAGCATGAcgtccgatcatggcccgatcggctaggccgtattatcaagacgttacccttttccACTAATCATCTTACTTCAATTTTTgtttcacatatattagtttatCGGCACTTGGGACAACAGTTACCACATCATACTTGACACTAGgacacatttcataactcacgtTTCACATTATTTCCAATTTCAATATTAACCTTGCCATTTgagatcataggcacatacaagagcaacTCAAGTTGTATGAATGGAGAGaatttcacatagtttggcataataatctcaatttaaacttgactttgAATCTAGGCATTTTAGCACGTAGTTCACATCTTTTACACATTCTCAATCTATCAAGGATAGAATATTCTGCACATTGAAACACACCTTCCACATATAATCTTGCAATACCAATTCACTTGAAATAACAAGCACAACATCTATAAATTTTTAGACTTACAACATTTATATGGAcgccatgggagctcaatttctaagaagggggggggtttagccatacatacctcaatagagattTCCTTAAAATTCTTACAATAATTCTGGAACTTcctagcaacttcgatctattttatgaggattacaaattgaaccaagaattagagacatgattaagattctagctcatttgagcatattATTAAGCACTAAGTGTGTATTGTGATATTTAGACCTTTTTGTGAGAGATTTTATCATTCTACACCCCATTGTTGCATTTTTAGTTCATAGTCTCCCCCTTACCCTTTTCATCGTAcatgcatgcaagaaaatccattCTTATACTCATGAACCCACTTGCTAATTACTCATTCTGGTGTGAATTTTGAAATCAAAGgttagggctcaagttcttacctcttggggtgaaggcctagcagctttacttgataatcttcaagggttTAGGCAAGGATTGTGTGGGGACTTGATGAAGATCACTCTCTCCCTCTAGAACTTCCTTTCTCACTCTATTTACAGTAAAATAGCGTAAAAGGGGTCTAATGGGATATTTTTAATGGGATAGGGTCGatttttaaaagttagaaaataggatcCCCAACacaatctgcgatcgcataatggacatgcggtCCGCAAAAGGGACCGCAAAATGGCCCCCAAAACCTGAAGAAATTGCCCAGGTATGCGACAAGAATGCAATCCGCACACCTATTCTACGATCGCATAATGCATTGCAGAACTGCCCCTCGCAAAATTCCAAGGTGATTGTGCGATGACTATGCGAcacgcatattgattatgcgatcgcataattggctgcatagttgacctcaaaataaaccattaaactgcctcaatctgcGGCGACTATGCGGTTCACATAGCTACTACGCAAACGCATAATGGACTGCAGAAATGCGCTTTTTTGAAAAACATTATTCCTTAAAtatttaatgcacagatcaatccaaagggtccaAATCGCGGCGAGCAAGCTCACCGCGAAAAATCTTACGAATTTCTAACACACattcctaacttggcactacgagatcTCGGGTTTTTGAGCAAAacttttcacggggccttacacaaTCAAATATGAAGGGAGAAATAtcctgcaccacatctgtagtaccattacaattcctcaattcCCAATTTATAACAACgcttcacgtcgcataagattgaataagaaagaaataaaggcataagccttaaaggaatcaaatcgcacgatgaggaatcaagaagagaagtgctcctaacaaccctgtagcctctcgaagataagtataaaTGTCTCCATACTGATTTGCCAGACTGTACtaaactcgctcatgactcgtgagacctaagtgaacctagtactctgataccatgttatcacgacccaaaatctattaaaggttgtgatggcgccggacactgctgtcaggcaagcaaacaataaataattactttgattctcattttaatatttctGAAATTGTAGTTTTCCTCCAATTAAATAGTAGAAGATggaaatttcaaaataaataataacGTTTTTACAAATTTCAATACTAAATAACCCATACTCACCctaatccggtgtcacaagtgcatgatcatcaacaaggaaaaataacataaaatatatTTTTGTCCGGAATACAACTTTGGACAGGAGGGACAAAAATAaatactctaaaggagactctgctggtttCGGATCGTAACATAAGATGCATCTCACCTAAGTCCTCGTATCAACCACGCCACTGCGCCCACAAGGCCATTAGACGTACATGTGCATGTACAACAAAATGTTcatcaagtgtagtatgagtaggaaaacaacgtgtacccagtaagtatctcgtctaatctcgaagaagtagtgacgagaggtcgactctgacacttactatgggctattCATAAGATGTCAATGATATGATTCAAACATGAGTTATATAAACCAACTGTAAGCCCATTATTTGAATTAAGTAAGCAATTCTTTTATAATAAAGAAATCTCCAAGTTTATTTCTCATCATTTAACAATTTGTCATAGGTCAATAAGGCAATATCATTTATTATAAATTCCAAAGCAATCAATTCAATCATGCGTAAGTCATGCCAAGGTCGTACGACCTGATCCAAATAAATATTAAACTGTGCACAACCGAGGGGCGAACGACACGAaccaatatataaatataaattatgcACTGCCAAGGGTTGAATGGTACAAACCATAGGTGCATCTATTAAACTGCCGAGGCAAgcgacccgctcccatgagagtaatAGAAAATTATCCCGCTCACGAAATATAATTGCGACGCAGTTACATATAGATTTCATAAGTTATTATAATATTCCTCAGTTCTTTTCGAAAATACGAAGTCCAAATGAAAACTTCTAATATCTCAAATTCttcaatttcaactcttttcaagATAATTAATAAGCAACCTCAATCTTGCTCATTCTAGAGGCCACAATAGCCATAAATCaaataacaatatcaacaaggcatgatgtaatcaaaaactacccggacataggcatagctagtagctacatacggactctcgtcaGCTCGTGCATATGTAGCCCCCAAAAATATTAGCacaaattaatttagttcacctatggggttaattccctcttacaaggttagaaaagagacttacctcgctccgaagttccatagccGGCTCCCAAGCCTTTCCAACAATTCAAACCGATTCCCAACGCTCCTaaactagtcaataaatgtgcaaatccataaatatatactccaATATTTATTATAATCCAATATACAATAAtttccaactccgctcgaaaagtcgataaaatcaaccctcgggcccacgtgccccgTTCCAAAAATTTCcgaagataaacattacccataatatcacgaactcaaatatataatttattcttaattctatgtccaaattcgtggtcaaaatctaaaaataccattttttttaggttttctaccaaaaccccaaatttttactaaatttccatgaatttccatgttaaaatctatatataatccaagtatttgacttgcaataggtgggaatcacttaccttgacatagatgatgaagatggagcctcaaaatcgctcctaggtcgtctctcatggaggaaatgagattaaatgagccaaacccatttTTTGCAAACTTATACACTGCCAGACAACTATTCTTCGGTTTCGCAGGCTTCCCATCGCGTTCGCTATGAACAAAATTCTCAAAAGCCATTTCCAAACCCTTCTCAaacagcctctagtataatgaTTATAAGcttttgtacaaaactctaaATAACAAATAATTTAACTTTCTGAAACCTAGACACCAAGATCTACAATTTCATGTTTTGATCATCTCCCAATTCCTTATAGCtttcgagatataagctgccaaagttagccctgtgcaacacaaatttcttctttatCTTCCCGAATATCCTGTAGCGTACCAGCAACAACATTTTGTACACAAATCCAAATGCTAAAGGGTTTTgtttttctgaaaactagacacaaagggctacaacttttatttttggattatctgaaaattccttatagattgcgagGTCTGAGCCTCTGAAGTCAGACCTGTGCAACAGAgatttccttctttgcgaacgtgaagaacaaaatCCCAGAAGCCAAATCCTTCTCGCGAACGTGAGAAGatcctcgcgaacgcaaagaacaacaTCAGATATCAACAAATCAGAATCCAAAGTAGCCCAAAATGATCCGAAACGCACCCGAAGCCCCCGGAACCcagtccaatcataccaacctaTCGCACAACATGAAACAAacttgctcgaggtctcaaatcacatcaaacaacatcgaattcatgaatcacaccccaattcaaacttaatgaacctcagaacttcaaacttctacatttgatgccgGAACcgatcaaatcacgtctgatggacctcaaattttgcacacaagtcacattcgatatt encodes the following:
- the LOC138870815 gene encoding uncharacterized protein, producing MELPICYGCGMRGHIQRHCHASRQGTGRGTVHSSSPVTATSSAPSPARVTLAPAGRGAARGGAQSSGGPSRFYAMSGLPTAEASPYVVTGILTVQSHDVYALIDPSSTLSYVTPFVAMEFGIELDQLHEPFLVSTLVGESIIATRVYRGCVITVRGRDNMADLIELGMVDFDVIMGMDWLYSCFAKLDCRTRTMRLEFPNEPIVEWKGDNVVPKGRFISYPKATKMIKKRCIYHLARITDTDAKAPSLESIPVVNEFPDVFPDDLPRIPLDREIDFGMM